In the genome of Oncorhynchus gorbuscha isolate QuinsamMale2020 ecotype Even-year linkage group LG05, OgorEven_v1.0, whole genome shotgun sequence, the window aactccacagtgatctggtactgctacttcctgtatatagctccacagtgatttggtactggtacttcctgtatatagctccacagtgatctggtactgctacttcctgtatatagctccacagtgatctggtactagtacttcctgtatatagctccacagtgatctggtactgctacttcctgtatatagctccacagtgatctggtactgctacttcctgtatatagctccacagtgatctggtactgctacttcctgtatatagctccattcttgtgtattttattcgtCTTGTTCTATTGTTTTAATTGTACTTATTTTTCACTCTGCATCATTGGGAAGGGCTagtaagtatgcatttcactgtaaattcTACACCTGGCCCATGTGACAAGTAATGTTTGCTTCAATATAGACTGCTTTGACTGCTCCCTGGTGGTGACAACACGCCTGGAGTATTCTTGGAGTAGGGTGAAACAGTGAAGTTGCTcctagacgctgatcttgggtcagtatTGCATTTCCACCAcaaatggttaatgttaggattGGGGTaagggaagctgattctagatttgttCCCAACTTCACCCTGGAGCAGGGGTATAATCATTAGTATAAAACGTTTTGCGACGAAAACAGTTTACTCCAAAAggaaaacgttttgcaacgaaaatgagtttctattggacaaattcaggtaggtcccgcCCAGTTTCATTCCTTTTGCTtccgtttggttcctagtgaatacaccccagtGTTCTCATCTTGGGGTGAATCTTAATTGTATTTCCTTGATTGCTTTCGTCCGCTCTCCTCAGTCGTGTTCGTCTCAAAAACCATAGCTGTTGCCCTTCAACGCACCTCGGAACCTCTCCTACGATGCATTTTGAGGAGGACAGGAATCAAGAATTAACACTTGTAGATTCTTAGTTTTGAATATGGATATTTTAAGCATGTTGTTTCCCATCCACTAGGTGGAGACAGATCAGAAGCAGTGTTCCAAGTTCTAGGCCAGCAGACGTTCTAGGCCAGCAGAAGTTCTAGGCCAGCAGAAGTTCTAGGCCAGCAGATGTTCTAGGCCAGCGGATGTTCTAGGCCAGCAGAAGTTCTAGGCCAGCAGACGTTCTAGGCCAGCAGAAGTTCTAGGTGAGCAGACAGTAGGGTCGTTACATGGGTTgcttcccaaattgcaccctattccttatatagtccATTAACTTTTACCAAGGTGCACTTTTGTGACGTAGCTTCAGAGGTCTATCTCTCTCAGTTAACTCCAAGCCAGTCAAAGTTATGTGGTTTAAAATGTTCCGTGTATATGCTTACCTACCCAAAAAATTTTCCCAAAAGAGATGTAGATCTATACCATATTTAAAATATAAATTCTAATCAACACTGCACTGTTGACAATTTCCCTGAATGAAGATGAAAAGGTTTGGTgggaaaaaaaaacacaacaatgTGATTTACTTGAATAAAACTGTATAATTTATTTACAGATCTTTGAACACTTTAATTACACAACTGTATGGTAATAAatgttttaaatacatttttggtcAGATAATATTGAATAATTTTGTGTGCAATTACCCATGTATTTAGCGATGTATCACAAACAGCAACCAAATAACTCAAAAATGTTCATACACTCAACATAAGACATGGCTTGAAGATAAATATATTAGTCAATAAATATTCAGAGAACATATTTTCATTTATGAAATATGCTGCAATACAGATACAGAAATATACAGATTGATTTCTAgccttttttaaacatttgtaaAATGATAATGATggagaaaataataaaaataaaaaatattaatttTGTGTACACATTTTATTTTAATACAATCTTCTTAAGTGCtacaaataataaaacaaaacaatgaaATAGTGACTTGGGGTAACCCAAAATGTTATATTTGTAGTACATATCTTTATGCAAAGGAAAGATTAGATTCTCAATATctttcattgattacagctctgGGTTTACATATCAATATTGCTATTTCAAAACGATTGCCTTTGAAGACAATGGGTACATTTCATAGAAACAGTCAAAACAGTCTGGAAAACCAACAGAAAGAAGGCATGAATGAACAACGTTGATATTGTTTGAGAGCATGATGTGGGCTGTATGATTTAATCAAACAAAACAATCAGACATGCTGCTTTCTGTGTAACTGCTCCGTGTCACCCACAGCCACAGTATAAAAGCGATCCCTTGTGAATCATTTTTCCTTTGGCCTTTTTTTTGACACACAACAGCTTTATAGAACCATATTAGAATTGTATATTATATCCGTATATTATAGCTTAGGTGTTGAGGAGGAGGCGAGATGAGTGACTGCAACAAGACAAAAACTAAACAAGAGCTTCTAACGTACAAGTAGTGACTAAACTCGATATAAATCCAATCCTTTGAAGATATCCAAATGTCGTTCTATGAGCGCAGAGAAACCCTGTCACTACGTGGACCTTTATGTGGTCAAAAGGTGACACAGCCCAAGACGGTAAGGATTTATCAGGGGCCTAAGGCTTGGTCTGGTGTATGTTCTAGAAGGCGCAATGTTCTGAACATCGCAGAGAGACATGTATTCTATATAGAACAGACTCTCTATTATGTAGAACAGAGAACTGAGTCAACATTCTATCTGCATTGTTCTAGACTATTGCACCCCATTGAGTATCCCAAgagagaactgtagtctagttagtacaGCTTAGCTCAATGAAAGAGTGTGTGACTGTGACGAACTGCCTCCCCTCCAACTGGCAAGGACCCTGCCCCTCCACCCAACCCCGTAAAAAGAACATGAGTTGATGTTTTGGTCCTCTTCCATAACCTTTCATCTGAGTTTGGTGGTTTGTTGACACTTGTTGTCCAAGCTGTATATGCAACGTTTTGTCATAAGAGCAGTAAAGTACAATAAACACATACATAAAGTACATATGCATGTAGACACAGGTATGTGTGTGATtataaaacaaatcaaatgtatccTCAAACAACTTGCACAGACCAGAGTCCAGAGGTGAAGAACAACTTACTAGATCAGAAGAAGAAACATCTCACAAACTGGGCCCTGCTAACACAGTTTGTTTCTCTCCAAATGGGTCTCAGGATCCGGACTGACCCTGTCTGGAACCCATGGTACTGTGAGGGCTGGGCCAGCCTACATGTTGATTTGTGGCCTTGCCAAGCCATCCACTGTTACATTCAACCACCGTGAACTTCCACCCATATGTTGTAGCCTGATTCTCTATCTATCTGAGCCTGTAGACTCCGCTGGGGAGGCGTGGCCACGTGTCATGTTGGTTGAGCTGGGCTTATGCTGAGCTGCTGATGACCACAGGAATGAACTGGTTATGTCTGGATGCGCCAGGCAGGCCATATAATTTCAGTAGAAATCTACACCATCACCATCTAGGATGATAACATTCAGAGTTCAGCGAGCGAGAGGCTTAAAAAAAGCAAGGCAACTGAGGTTTTCTTGACTGACCGACCGACCGGTTCGGTACCAAACAGACTGTTTGTTTGAGTCCCTGTTTCTGGGCTCCACACCCCCTCATACCCCCAGACCCTTGTCTGTAGCTTTACTGTTTCCAGATGCATCGTGGGTAGTGTAGTTCAGGGGGTGGAACAGGACCCTGGTCTCTTCTTCCTGGGTGGGGTTCGCTTGACCACTGAACTGTCCTGAGGTGAAGTACCCTCCCTCACCAGGCTCCACCCGCCCACCAGTCCGCCCCTCGCCCCCCTGCCCCAAGGTGAGGCTGGCTAGCAGTAGGCTGCTCTGATACAGAGTCTCCGTCCCCAAGCCCAGCTCATAGTCTGTGCCCTGGTGGATTATGGGTATTCTCTGGCTGAGCACACCACAGCAGGCATCCGAGTCTGCAGCGTGGTGCGCATACTGCACATTCACGGCATAGTCCTCATTATAGCGCCCCCCTGTGGCCCGGTGAACCTTCATCTCCTTGTAGAAGCAATAGGGCAGGCCCTCATAGCTTACCTGCTCCGACGGAGCCAACAGGTGCTCCCCAGGGTGGTAAAAATTCTGCTCTGCCCCCCTCTGACAGCCACGTCCCGAGGAGGCCATAGGCCCCACCCAGTCTGAGTCCTGCCTCTGAAATCCCTGCTGACCTTTGCACTCCATGTTGGGAGGGAGCACCTGGAAACAGCAGCTACACGCCCCTGCTCTTCCCAGGCCATGCTCCCCccttgtctcctcccctgtctgcCCTCCCTTCCCCATGTCCACTGTGGCTCCCTCTGGAGGCCTGGCTGAGGTAGTGCTAGTGGTGCTGGTGTCCCTGGGTTGTTCCAGTGATGAGTGGCTGCTGCAGCTGGAGAGCTGGTCCCCCACACTGAACCCTGAGGTTCCAGGAAGAGGCTGTGGCTGCAGGCTGTCGCCATTGTGTCCCCCCGAGGGAGCTGGGGTTAGGGAGTCCTCGGCTGTGGAGGGGCAGGCGGTGGAGGCCCCTGCAGACGTGGCCCCTGGCTCCCCTTGCGACCCCCTACAGGGGCTCTTACTGCGGTAGACGTAGGGGTCGTAGTCAGAGCTCAGGGAGCTGCGGAAAGTGGAACAAGAGCCGTATACCCCCTGGTTACTGATCTCTGTACAGTCCAGCATAGAGTCACTGGGGGAACAGTGACAGTGGCcagagctgctgctgctgtcgctgCCCGGGCAGTCGGCAAGGTAACCACTGCACACCGAGCGGTGGCCATGGTAACAGCCCGGCCCCGAGGCACCGCTCCCTGCCTCAGCCGTCCTGGAGCTGGCGGCCATGTGGAGCACCGTGGGGTAGAGCAGCCCCCCTTGGAAAGCCATGCTGTGGTGGCCCTTGTGGGGCCCGGCACTCCCAGTCACCCCTCCTACACCTGCTGCCCCCTGGGTCCCCTCACCCTGCTGGGGGAAGGTCAGGCCCTGGAggtagtagtgttggtacatgGTCTCGTACTGCGAGTAGCAGGCGGCCCGCGAAAAGCTGCGTCCGTGGAACTTAGGCCTCTTGAAGGCGCCGTGACGGGGACCTGGCTGCTGGTACTGGGGGTAGGCGGGGGGGTTGAGGCCCAGGTGCTGGTACTGGGGGTAGGCGGGGGGGTTGAGGCCCAGGTGCTGGTGCTGCAGCTCACAGTGATGGGGGTTGAGTGAGTGTTCCAGGTGTAGGGTTGGGTGGGGGTGGTAGTCCTGGAGGAAGGCCCTGGAGTGGGAAGACTGGGGAGGGTACAGGCCCTGGGGGTCTGAGTGCTGGTCCACTGTCAGCACTGTGATGGGGTTACCATGGGGGTCCATGGAGGTGTGGGTGGGGTAGGCAGTCACCTGCCCAGAACGGTGCACCCTTCCAGGGTAGTGGACAGGCAGGACTACCCTCTGCTGCCGGCTGTAGACTGGGTCCATGCTGACAGCGCCGGGGTTCCCCTTCCTTTGCtctgagaagagaagaggggtgtaagagagagtgagagtttgGTTAACGCACGGTGTCAAAGAAACATCTTTCAAAAGTAAGCTTTGTTACAGTTTCATGACAAAGGTATTTTACGTCGATTAAATGAATTGATTAGTCTCTTACTGTTTTACCGGGTTGCATAGTGTGACAAAAGTTAAATATTTGCAGACTGGAAAATTCCTGTCAGATAGCTACAGGCCTCATTCTGACAACAGCGTGTCCCAAATGGAAtcttgttccctatatagtgcactacttttgaccagggctcatagggaacACCAGCTCACCGATGATGTTGTGTCTACAGTGAGGACAGGTGTGGTGTTGGAGGAGCCAAGGGTCCACACACTTCTTATGGAACCTGTGGGCACAGGGGATGACCCGCAGCTCCtgtagaggggtgggagaggaggaggggaaaagggggagagggggaggggaacaggggagaggaggaggggaacagggggaaagggggaggggaacagggggaggggaacaggggaacagggcgAGAGGAACAGGGTAACAGGGGTgagaggaacaggggaacaggggtgagaggaacaggggaacaggggtgagaggaacaggggaacagggggagaggaacaggggaacaggggagaggaacaggaggagaggaacaggggaacagggggagaggaacagggaaagagaggaacagggggagaaAAACAGGGGGAGAgtaacaggggaacagggggagaggaacaggggaacagggggagaggaacagggaaacagggggagaggaataggggaacagggggagagggacaggggagaggaacaggggagaggaacaggggagaggaacaggggaacaaggggagaggaacagggggagagGCAAAGGGAAACagaggaacaggggaacagggggaggaacaggggaacaggggagaggaacaggggaacagggggagaggaacagggggagaggaacaggggaacagggggagaggaacaggggaacaggggagaggaacagggggagagGAACAGGGAAACAGAGGAACAGGGAAACAGAGGAACAGGGGTAGAaaaacagggggagaggaggagaggaacaaggGGAGAATAACAGAGGGGAGAgtaacaggggaacagggggagaggaacaggggaacaggggagaggaacagggggacaggggagaggaacagggggacagggggagaggaacaggggacagggggagagaaacagggggaaggaagaggggaacaggggaagaggaacaggggaacagggggagaggaacagaggaagaggaggagaggggtagggggacagggggagagaaggagaaggggaggggaccaGTTAAGGTTAGTAAAGGCTGACAATATCTAAGGACATGATTGGTGTTTGATGGGTGAACGGCTAACAGCTACCAGCACAGCAGCAAGGTTTCTCTTGTTCACATTATTATACAGCAACACTGAAcaactctccctccatctctatccccctaccccttcctcccccgtctctttctctctctctctctctctctctctctctctctctctctctctctctctctctctctctctctctctcctccccctcccctccccctcccccctccttcctcgccccctctctttctctctttctctcgctcccccccctccctcctccccctctctccttcctcgccccctctatttctctcgctctcccccactctcctccctaccccctctctctctctctctctccctcctccctctccccctcctcccctccttccctaaccctctgacctctctacctccttcccacCCACCCTTGCTCCCTCCCTCGATTAGGGTCCAGAATACATATTTCTACAGACTTCTTAAACCAAATTCAGCTTCTGACCATGCTTTTTTGTTCCTGAAGCTAACCCCTTTCTGGCCACTGTTTTtctgaacagtgtgtgtgtgtgtttctatgaagtgtgtgtgtgtgttcgtctaGTACCTCTCCTTCTAAGTACTTCTCCAGACAGATGGCACAGTCAGAGGTGGAGCTACTGGTCAGTGAATCAGACGCTCCGTAGCTGCTCTCACGCTGACCCTTGACCTTGGCCTTGAACTTCCTGGTCTCCATCTTCTCCAGGGCCTGGATGGCCATCCTATTCATAGAACTCtgcagaggtggaggagagaggagagggggggacggAGGGTTAGACTGGGGTGATACACAGGTATGCAGTGTTGCTGGGGATGGATGTGGGGGGAGGAAAGAAGGTTGGTGGCtggggaggggagcagaggacaGAAGGTTGGTGGCtggggaggggagcagaggacagagagttggtggctggggagaggagcagaggacagagagttggtggctggggaggggagcagaggacaGAAGGTTGGTGGCtggggaggggagcagaggacagagagttggtggctggggagaggagcagaggacagagagttggtggctggggaggggagcagaggacagagagttggtggctggggagaggagcagaggacagAAGGTTGGTGGCTGGGGAGGGGAGCAGAAGACAGAGAGTTGGTGGCTGTGGAGgggagcagaggacagagagttggtggctggggagaggagcagaggacagagagttggtggctggggagaggggcagaggacagagagttggtggctggggaggggagcagaggacagagagttggtggctggggaggggagcagaggacaGAAGGTTGGTggctggaggaggggaggggagcagaggacagagagttggtggctggggagaggagcagaggacagagagttggtggctggggagaggagcagaagACAGAGAGTTGGTGGCTGGGGAGGGGGGCAGAGGACAGAAGGTTGGTGGCtggggaggggagcagaggacagagagttggtggctggggagaggagcagaggacagagagttggtggctggggagaggagcagaggacagAAGGTTGGTGGCtggggaggggagcagaggacagagagttggtggctggggagaggagcagaggacagagagttggtggctggggagaggagcagaagacagagagttggtggctggggagaggagcagaggacagagttggtggctggggaggggagcagaggacaGAAGGTTGGTGGCtggggaggggagcagaggacagagagttggtggctggggagaggagcagaggacagagagttggtggctggggaggggagcagaggacagagagttggtggctggggagaggagcagaagacagagagttggtggctgtggagaggagcagaagacagagagttggtggctagggagaggagcagaggacagagagttggtggcagaggacagagagttggtggctggggagaggagcagaggagcaggtGCAGAGGAGAGAGTTGGTGGCTGGGGAGAAGAGCAGAAGACAGAGAGTTGGTGGCTGGGGAGAGGTGCAGAAGACAGAGAGTTGGTGGCTGGGGAGAGGTGCAGAGGACAGAAGGTTGGTGGCTGGGGAGAGGTGCAGAGGACAGAGAGTtggtggctggggagaggagcagaagACAGAGATTTGGTGGCTGGGGAGAGGTGCAGAGGACAGAAGGTTGGTGGCtggggaggggagcagaggacagagagttggtggctggggagaggggcagaggacagagagttggtggctggggagaggagcagaggacagagagttggtggctggggagaggagcagaagACAGAAGGTTGGTGGCtggggaggggagcagaggacagagagttggtggctggggagaggggcagaggacagagagttggtggctggggagaggagcagagagttggtggctggggacagagagttggtggctggggagaggagcagaagacagagagttggtggctggggagaggagagggagcagagagacagagagttggtggctggggagaggagcagaggacagaagagttggtggctggggagagggagcagaggacagagagttggtggctggggagaggagcagaggacagagagttggtggctggggagaggagcagaggacagagagttggtggctggggagaggagcagaagacagagagttggtggctggggagaggagcagacagacagagagttgggctggggagaggagcagagggagaggagagtagaggacagagagttggtggctggggagaggagcagaggacagagagttggtggctggggagaggagcagaagACAGAGAGTTGGTGGCTGGGGAGAGGTGCAGAAGACAGAGAGTTGGTGGCTGGGGAGAGGTGCAGAGGACAGAGAGTtggtggctggggagaggagcagaggacagagagttggtggctggggagaggagcagaggacagaaagttggtggctggggagaggcgcagaggacagagagttggtggctggagagaggagcagaggacagagagttgGTGGCTGGGGAGAGGGGCAGCAGACGGAGAGTTGGTggctgaggagaggagcagaagacagagagttggtggctggagagaggagcagaggacagagagttggtggctggggagaggagcagaggacagaggacagagagttggtggctggggagaggagcagaggacagagagttggtggctggggagaggagcagaggacagagagttgGTGGCTGGGGAGAGGGGCAGCAGACGGAGAGTTGGTggctgaggagaggagcagaagacagagagttggtggctggagagaggagcagaggacagGGAGTTGGTGGCtgaggagaggtgcagaggacagagagttggtggctggggagaggagcagaagacagagagttggtggctggggagaggagcagaggacagaggacagagagttggtggctggggagaggagaagaggacagagagttggtggctggggagaggagcagaggtctagagttggtggctggggagaggagcagaggacagaggacagagagttggtggctggggagaggagtagaggacagaggacagagagttggtggctggggagaggagcagaagacagagagttggtggctggggagaggagcagaggacagagaacagagagttggtggctggggagaggggcagaggacagaggacagagagttggtggctggggaggggggcagaggacagagagttggtggctggggagaggagcagaggacagagagttggtggctggggagaggagcagaggacagtgagttggtggctggggagaggagcataagacagagagttggtggctggggagaggacagaggagggcagagagttGGTGGCTGGGGAGAGTTGGTGGCAGAGAGTtggtggctggggagaggagcagaggacagagagttggtggctggggagaggagcagaggacagagagttggtggctggggagaggagcagaggacagagagttggtggctggggagaggagcagaggacagagagttggtggctggggagaggtgcagaggacagagagttggtggctggggagaggagcagaagacagagagttggtggctggggagaggagcagaggacagagagttggtggctggggagaggagcagaagacagagagttggtggctgggtagaggacagagagttggtggctggagagaggagcagcagacagagagttggtggctggggagaggagcagaggagcagaggagcagaggagcagaggacagagagttggtggctgtggagaggagcagaggacagagagttgGTGGCTGGGGAGAGTGGGACGGTTTATAACAATATCTGTAGTGTAGTAGAAACCATGTGTTTCATCCACTTCTTTCTGGTCCGAGCATAACTATGAGCCTATCCTCCTACTTAAAGTGGCAGCAGCCACCATTGATATACAGGTGCATGTACAGGTGCACCACTGATATACAGCGTGTCCTCAGCATGCCCGTATCaacttcaatatatctacatcattttccttcctcgttatgccatctattttgtgaagtgcactagtccctcctgcagcaaagcacccccataaaattatgctgccaaccccgtgcttcacggttgggatggtgatcttcggcttgcaagcatccccctttttcctccaaacataacgatggtcattatagccaaacagttatatttttgtttacatttacatttcagtcatttagcagacgctcttatccagagcgacttacaaattggtgcattcaccttatgtttcatcagaccagaggacatttctccaaaaagtaggatagttgtccccatgtgcagttgcaaaccagttGCAAACCGTGAAGGAgtgcctccttcactcacgccgccaaacttacccttgtaaaactgactatcctaccgatcctcgacttcggcgatgtcatctacaaaatagcttccaatactctactcagcaaacaggatgcagtctatcacagtgccatccgttttgttaccaaatcaccttataccacccaccactgcgacctgtatgctctagtcggctggccctcgctacatgttcgtcgccagacccactggctccaggacatctataagtctatgctaggtaaagctccgccttatctcagctcactggtcacgataacaacacccacccgtagcacacgttccagcaggtaaatctcactggtcatccccaaagccaacaccccatttggccgcctttcattccagttctctgctgccagtgactggaacgaatggcaaaaatcgctgaagttggagacttatttccctcaccaactttaaacatcagctatctgagcagctaaccaatcgctgcagctgtacatagtccatcagtaaatagcccactcaatctacctacctcatccccatactgtttttattttatttacttttctgctcttttgcacaccagtatctctacttgcacatcatcatcttgctcatttatcactccagtgttaatctgctaaattgtaattattcgctcctatggcctatttattgcctacctcctcatgccttttgcacacactgtatatagacttcctttttttctactgtgtcattgacttgtttattgtgttattggcttgtttactgtttattccatgtgtaactttgttgtgttgtctgtgtcacactgctatgcttaaTCTTTGCCAATCttttcgcagttgtaaatgagaaattgttctcaactagcctacctggttaaataaaggtgttctcaactagcctacctggttaaataaaggtgttctcaactagcctacctggttaaataaaggtgttctcaactagcctacctggttgaataaaggtgttctcaactagcctacctggttaaataaaggtgttcccaactagcctacctggttaaataaaggtgttcccaactagcctacctggttaaataaaggtgttctcaactagcctacctggttgaataaaggtgttctcaactagcctacctggttgaataaaggtgttctcaactagcctacctggttaaataaaggtgttctcaactagcctacctggttaaataaaggtgttctcaactagcctacctggttaaataaaggtgttctcaactagcctacctggttaaataaaggtgttctcaactagcctacctggttaaataaaggtgttctcaactagcctacctggttaaataaaggtgttctcaactagcctacctggttgaataaaggtgttctcaactagcctacctggttgaataaaggtgttctcaactagcctacctggttaaataaaggtgttctcaactagcctacctggttaaataaaggtgttctcaactagcctacctggttaaa includes:
- the LOC124036599 gene encoding E3 ubiquitin-protein ligase znrf3-like isoform X2; translated protein: MMILPSRRLECVADSVVLMIIVVTTSIGTVFAKDTAFVEVVLFESSPNGDYTTYTTGLQGRFSKAGATISAEGEIVQMHPLGLCNNNDEDDQYEYGWVGVVKLEKPELDPSCLTVLGKAKRAVQRGATAVIFDVSENSDAIDQLNKLAEDPLKRPVVYVKGADAVKLMNIVNKQKVARARIQHRPPRPTEYFDMGIFLAFFIVVSLVCLVLLIKIKLKQRRSQSSMNRMAIQALEKMETRKFKAKVKGQRESSYGASDSLTSSSTSDCAICLEKYLEGEELRVIPCAHRFHKKCVDPWLLQHHTCPHCRHNIIEQRKGNPGAVSMDPVYSRQQRVVLPVHYPGRVHRSGQVTAYPTHTSMDPHGNPITVLTVDQHSDPQGLYPPQSSHSRAFLQDYHPHPTLHLEHSLNPHHCELQHQHLGLNPPAYPQYQHLGLNPPAYPQYQQPGPRHGAFKRPKFHGRSFSRAACYSQYETMYQHYYLQGLTFPQQGEGTQGAAGVGGVTGSAGPHKGHHSMAFQGGLLYPTVLHMAASSRTAEAGSGASGPGCYHGHRSVCSGYLADCPGSDSSSSSGHCHCSPSDSMLDCTEISNQGVYGSCSTFRSSLSSDYDPYVYRSKSPCRGSQGEPGATSAGASTACPSTAEDSLTPAPSGGHNGDSLQPQPLPGTSGFSVGDQLSSCSSHSSLEQPRDTSTTSTTSARPPEGATVDMGKGGQTGEETRGEHGLGRAGACSCCFQVLPPNMECKGQQGFQRQDSDWVGPMASSGRGCQRGAEQNFYHPGEHLLAPSEQVSYEGLPYCFYKEMKVHRATGGRYNEDYAVNVQYAHHAADSDACCGVLSQRIPIIHQGTDYELGLGTETLYQSSLLLASLTLGQGGEGRTGGRVEPGEGGYFTSGQFSGQANPTQEEETRVLFHPLNYTTHDASGNSKATDKGLGV
- the LOC124036599 gene encoding E3 ubiquitin-protein ligase znrf3-like isoform X1, giving the protein MMILPSRRLECVADSVVLMIIVVTTSIGTVFAKDTAFVEVVLFESSPNGDYTTYTTGLQGRFSKAGATISAEGEIVQMHPLGLCNNNDEDDQYEYGWVGVVKLEKPELDPSCLTVLGKAKRAVQRGATAVIFDVSENSDAIDQLNKLAEDPLKRPVVYVKGADAVKLMNIVNKQKVARARIQHRPPRQPTEYFDMGIFLAFFIVVSLVCLVLLIKIKLKQRRSQSSMNRMAIQALEKMETRKFKAKVKGQRESSYGASDSLTSSSTSDCAICLEKYLEGEELRVIPCAHRFHKKCVDPWLLQHHTCPHCRHNIIEQRKGNPGAVSMDPVYSRQQRVVLPVHYPGRVHRSGQVTAYPTHTSMDPHGNPITVLTVDQHSDPQGLYPPQSSHSRAFLQDYHPHPTLHLEHSLNPHHCELQHQHLGLNPPAYPQYQHLGLNPPAYPQYQQPGPRHGAFKRPKFHGRSFSRAACYSQYETMYQHYYLQGLTFPQQGEGTQGAAGVGGVTGSAGPHKGHHSMAFQGGLLYPTVLHMAASSRTAEAGSGASGPGCYHGHRSVCSGYLADCPGSDSSSSSGHCHCSPSDSMLDCTEISNQGVYGSCSTFRSSLSSDYDPYVYRSKSPCRGSQGEPGATSAGASTACPSTAEDSLTPAPSGGHNGDSLQPQPLPGTSGFSVGDQLSSCSSHSSLEQPRDTSTTSTTSARPPEGATVDMGKGGQTGEETRGEHGLGRAGACSCCFQVLPPNMECKGQQGFQRQDSDWVGPMASSGRGCQRGAEQNFYHPGEHLLAPSEQVSYEGLPYCFYKEMKVHRATGGRYNEDYAVNVQYAHHAADSDACCGVLSQRIPIIHQGTDYELGLGTETLYQSSLLLASLTLGQGGEGRTGGRVEPGEGGYFTSGQFSGQANPTQEEETRVLFHPLNYTTHDASGNSKATDKGLGV